Genomic window (Ruminococcus flavefaciens AE3010):
ATCATCTGCGGTGTTAAAGACCAGTCTAAAGCTGAAAGGCGCAAAGGATTTCGCCAATACTATGGACGAGGTGCTCTCGGATATACGTGAGATATGCAGCGCTGACCGCTGCTGTATCCTGCTTACGGACTATAAGGAGAGAAAATGCTCCGTGCTCTGTCAGAGTATTGCTCCCGAGCTTGATATAATACCTATGGAGGAGCATATCGCCAATGATTTTGACGACTTCTTCGATGTTGTGGATACATGGCAGGGCACTATTGCAGGCAGCACCTGCCTTATCATAAAGAATGAAAGCGACATGAACGTGCTGAAGGAGCGCAATCCTCTTTGGCATACTTCTCTTAAAAAAGCCGATGTTGACAGTCTCGTCCTGTTCCCGCTGGAGTATAATGACGAGATACTGGGCTATATATGGGCAGTTAACTTCAATACCGAGAACGCCACCAACATAAAAGAGGTGCTTGAGCTCACCACACATCTGATAGCCTCCGAAATAGCCAATTATCAGCTTGTGGACAGGCTCAGGATAATGGGCACTGTGGATATGCTCACGGGAGTCTATAACCGTAATGCCATGAATAACCGCGTTGACTGGTTCGTACGGAGCAGCGATAAAAAGCCCGAGACCTTCGGTATTATATTTGCAGACCTCAACGGTCTGAAGCAGAAGAACGACAACGAGGGACACGGAGCAGGGGACAGGCTTCTGAAAGCAGCGGCTGCCGTCCTTGAGGACGTGTTCTATGACGGCGAGATATACCGTGCAGGCGGAGACGAGTTCATGATAATCGACTGCGAGGCAGAAGAATCCGACCTTGAAGCCCGTGTGGAAAAGCTGCGGAGAGATTCTGAGGATCCCGAGAATATCAGCTTTGCACTTGGCTGCTACTTCGACAGCGGAGAGGGCGACATACGCAAAGCCATGCGTGCTGCCGACGAGCGTATGTACAAGGACAAGGAACGCTATTATGCACTGTTCCCCGACAGAAAGAGAAAATAATAAAAAGCTCCTCGTAAGAGGAGCTTTTTGGCAATATAGCTTCTTTTTGTGCAAAACAGACAAGGACAGGCGTTCAATTTCGGCATAATTGCAGATTGAACCGTATCCGCTCTTGTGTTAAAATTAAATTAGCGTTAATTTTGAAAAGTTTTTAAGCAAAGGAGGGATACCGATGCCACTTCCACTTATTATTGCTGTCATTGCAGCTGTAATTGTCATCACTGCACTTACTTTTGTTATTACGAAGAAGAAAAAACAGACAGACGACCTGTACTTCAGCGAGCAGCTCAGACGCTCGGAGGAGAGACAGGCTCAGCTTGCAGAGCAGGAGCGTCAGAGACGCATGATGCAGCGTGAGCGTGCAAGCAGAGGCTGATCTGCACGGGAGGTTAGAATATGGGATTGTTTTCAAAGCTTCTCGGCGAAAATTCAGAGCTGGGCGGGCTTATCAAGGACGTAGCCAATGCCATCAAGCAGGAATCTGTAAATCTGCATGAGAGCGAAAAAGAAACTGCCGAGACCACCTATGATGCGGCAGAAGCTGCTGCTCAGCCTGAACCCGAGACTGAGATCGGCCCATCGGGCTTTTCGTGGGGACCCTTTATGCCCCATGAGGAAAACCAGTATAACTACAACGGCTCGTATATCGAGTATTTCAATGACGTATTTGAACGTGAGTTCCCGTCCTACAGTATAAGCTTTGAGCAGACAAACGGCGGAAGGACTACCGTATTCACTTTCACGGACAGCGGCAGAACGGCGCTTATGGTAGAGCTCCTGTCAAGGAAGAGCTCCGCATACAAGCTCCGCAGCGACTGTGCAAAGCAGGGTATCCCGTATCTGCGTTATTACTACGATTATGAGGGCTGGTGGAACACCAGAGAGTACGTCAAGCAGCGTACAAGAAAAGCCCTTGAGGGCTGATAAAACTGAAAAAACAGAAAGAGAACGCCATGCGCCTGCGGCGGATCAGGCACAGCTCAGCATAGGGCTTCGCAGGCAGCCGAGCTGTGTACGGTCTGGTACTTCCAAGAATTTTCTTGGCTTTAACGTTTTCTCTTTCTGTTTTTCTTTTTGAAAGGGTGGGGGATATGTCAATGCTTGACAGGCTCTCGCAGCGTGACTGCTGGGAGAGCTTTTATAAATACAAGGCGTCGCTTACCGGCAGCTTCGCTTTCTGCCGAGAGCTCCGCAGCTTTATCGACAGCGGCGGGTATATACCGGTATGTGAAGCTATATACAGCGGGAAAGACTTTCCGCTGCCGCGGCGCTCGGTCATAAGCAAGCTGGACACGACAAAAAAGCGTGTTGTTTACACCTATCCGCAGGCCGAAAATATGGTGATGAAGCTGCTGACCTATCTGCTGCTGAGGAAATACGACGGGCTTTTCAGCGCAGGGCTTTACTCATTCCGTCCCAACAGGACAGCAAAGGACGCAGTTCGCCGTCTGACGGGGACTCCACGTATCAGCGAGATGTACTCCTACAAGGCGGATATAAGCAACTACTTCAATTCAGTTCCCGTTGAGAAGCTCCTGCCCATGCTGCAAGAAGCTCTGGCAGACGACAGCAGGCTGTATGAGTTTTTAAGCAGCCTGCTCACAGAGCCCCATGTGCTTGAGGCTGATAAGGTCATCACCGAGGAAAAGGGCATAATGGCAGGCACTCCGCTGTCGGCATTTTACGCGAACCTCTACCTCCGTGTGCTGGACAGCCGGTTCGCCGAGAGAAATATCCCATACGGAAGATATTCCGACGATATCATACTGTTTGCCCCTACAAAAGAGGAGTGCATGGGATATGCAGAGCATATCCGCAGCTTTCTTGCTGAGCAGGGCTTGTCCCTGAATCCCGACAAGGAGTGCTTCGGCGCTCCCCATGAGGGCTGGACATTTCTCGGCTTCGTATTCAAGGGCGGTACTATCGACATCGCTCCTGCTTCCGTGGAGAAGATGAAGCAGAAAATGCGCCGCAAGACCCGTGCCCTGCAGCGCTGGAAGCAGAGAAACGAAATGGGCGGCGAAAAGGCTGCGGCGGCTTTCATACGTGTCTTCAACAGGAAGCTTTTTGAGTGTACGGAGGACAGCGACCTTACGTGGAGCAAGTGGTTTTTCTCCGTGATAAACACGGACGTAAGCCTGAAAGTCATAGACCATTATGCACAGGACTGCGTGCGGTATCTTGTCAGCGGCAAACGCACCAAGCAGCGCTTCAATGTCAGGTATGAGGATATACAGCGCTTAGGACTCAGAAGCCTTGTCCATGAGTATTATTCGGAACAGTTGTAAATATAAATGGCTGCCTGTGGCAGCCATTATTTTTATAGCTTTGGACAT
Coding sequences:
- a CDS encoding sensor domain-containing diguanylate cyclase — translated: MDYQEFVDHIEPMTCVISVEKFSDGSYGNIRLVAGNKAYVDSIENPDNVSSNQMLNNKFVPNSPYENYIPKDLNFEAAIYSCALMKKPFHTYIHPERYSFWIDMYMMPLASPDPNVGYCTYTQEFTMEKNSERMSNISADISSAVLKTSLKLKGAKDFANTMDEVLSDIREICSADRCCILLTDYKERKCSVLCQSIAPELDIIPMEEHIANDFDDFFDVVDTWQGTIAGSTCLIIKNESDMNVLKERNPLWHTSLKKADVDSLVLFPLEYNDEILGYIWAVNFNTENATNIKEVLELTTHLIASEIANYQLVDRLRIMGTVDMLTGVYNRNAMNNRVDWFVRSSDKKPETFGIIFADLNGLKQKNDNEGHGAGDRLLKAAAAVLEDVFYDGEIYRAGGDEFMIIDCEAEESDLEARVEKLRRDSEDPENISFALGCYFDSGEGDIRKAMRAADERMYKDKERYYALFPDRKRK
- a CDS encoding reverse transcriptase/maturase family protein; translated protein: MSMLDRLSQRDCWESFYKYKASLTGSFAFCRELRSFIDSGGYIPVCEAIYSGKDFPLPRRSVISKLDTTKKRVVYTYPQAENMVMKLLTYLLLRKYDGLFSAGLYSFRPNRTAKDAVRRLTGTPRISEMYSYKADISNYFNSVPVEKLLPMLQEALADDSRLYEFLSSLLTEPHVLEADKVITEEKGIMAGTPLSAFYANLYLRVLDSRFAERNIPYGRYSDDIILFAPTKEECMGYAEHIRSFLAEQGLSLNPDKECFGAPHEGWTFLGFVFKGGTIDIAPASVEKMKQKMRRKTRALQRWKQRNEMGGEKAAAAFIRVFNRKLFECTEDSDLTWSKWFFSVINTDVSLKVIDHYAQDCVRYLVSGKRTKQRFNVRYEDIQRLGLRSLVHEYYSEQL